From the genome of Colletotrichum destructivum chromosome 10, complete sequence, one region includes:
- a CDS encoding Putative clathrin adaptor, mu subunit, Longin-like domain superfamily, AP-2 complex subunit mu: protein MLSGILIFNQKGENLIFRAFRNDCRPRLADVFRIQVISNSQVRSPILTLGSTTFSHVKHENIYLVAITKSNANAALVFEFLYRLIALGRGYFGKFDEEAVKNNFVLVYELLDEIIDFGYPQNTETDTLKMYITTEGVKSERAAEDSAKITMQATGALSWRKADVRYRKNEAFVDVIEDVNLLMSATGAVLRADVTGQIVMRAYLSGTPECKFGLNDRLLLDNDGLLSLPSGNRMGTKATKAAAGSVTLEDCQFHQCVKLGKFDSDRIISFVPPDGEFELMRYRATENVNLPFKVHAIVNEVGRTKVEYSIGIKANFGSKLFATNVVVRIPTPLNTAKITERCTQGKAKYEPSENNIVWKIGRFTGQSEFVLSAEAILTSMTNQRAWSRPPLSLNFSLLMFTSSGLLVRYLKVFEKSNYSSVKWVRYMTRAGSYEIRF from the exons ATGCTGTCCGGAatcctcatcttcaaccaAAAGGGCGAGAACCTGATCTTTCGCGCCTTTCGCAACGACTGCCGACCTCGACTCGCCGACGTCTTTCGCATTCAAGTCATCTCCAACTCCCAGGTCCGCTCCCCTATCCTGACCCTCGGCAGCACCACCTTCAGCCATGTCAAGCACGAGAACATCTACCTGgtcgccatcaccaagagcaacgccaacgccgccctgGTCTTTGAGTTTCTGTACCGTTTGATTGCCCTGGGGAGGGGCTATTTTGGCAAGtttgacgaggaggccgtcaagaACAACTTTGTGCTTGTGTATGAGCTGCTCGATG AAATCATTGACTTTGGCTACCCCCAAAACACCGAGACCGACACCCTCAAGATGTACATCACCACCGAAGGCGTCAAGTCGGaacgcgccgccgaggactcGGCCAAGATCACAATGCAGGCCACGGGCGCGCTCTCGTGGCGCAAGGCAGATGTTAGGTACAGGAAGAACGAGGCCTTTGTCGACGTTATCGAGGACGTCAACCTCCTCATGTCCGCCACGGGAGCCGTCCTCCGCGCCGACGTCACCGGCCAGATCGTCATGCGCGCCTACCTGTCCGGCACCCCCGAGTGCAAGTTCGGCCTCAACGACCGCCTGctcctcgacaacgacggcctCCTGAGCCTGCCGAGCGGCAACCGGATGGGCACCAAGgccaccaaggccgccgccgggagcGTCACCCTCGAGGACTGCCAGTTCCACCAGTGCGTCAAGCTCGGCAAGTTCGACAGCGACCGCATCATCTCCTTTGTGCCGCCCGATGGCGAGTTCGAGCTCATGCGCTACCGCGCCACCGAGAACGTCAACCTGCCCTTCAAGGTCCACGCTATCGTCAACGAGGTCGGCCGCACAAAGGTCGAGTACAGCATCGGCATCAAGGCCAACTTCGGCTCCAAGCTCTTCGCCACaaacgtcgtcgtccgcatCCCCACCCCGCTCAACACGGCCAAGATCACCGAGCGCTGCACCCAAGGCAAGGCTAAGTACGAGCCCAGCGAGAACAACATTGTGTGGAAGATTGGCCGCTTCACCGGCCAGAGCGAGTTCGTCCTGagcgccgaggccatcctgACGAGCATGACGAACCAGCGCGCCTGGTCCCGCCCGCCCCTGAGCCTCAACTTCAGCCTGCTCATGTTCACGAGTTCGGGCCTGTTGGTTAGGTACCTCAAGGTGTTTGAGAAGAGCAACTACTCGAGCGTCAAGTGGGTGCGGTACATGACAAGGGCGGGTTCCTATGAGATACG TTTCTAG
- a CDS encoding Putative Cellulose-binding domain, fungal, glycoside hydrolase, family 6: MAARSLLAAALLGTAVFAVPIEERQACGSVWSQCGGQNWAGPFCCVAGSTCVVGNPFYSQCLPGSAAPSSSSAVASSTTVRSSSTPVVSPSRTSTTGGPGPVTTTASTSVGTGPSTTRPPVSGGATYTGNPFVGVDLWANSYYASEISTLAIPSLSPALATAAAKVAKVPTFMWMDTRAKVPLVDSTLADIRRANQAGGNYAGEFVVYDLPDRDCAAAASNGEFAIADGGVAKYKEYIDAIRAMIIKYSDIRILLVIEPDSLANLVTNLNVPKCAGAQAAYLECTNYAVTQLNLPNVAMYLDAGHAGWLGWTANLGPSAQMYAKVFKDAGRPKSLRGLVTNVSNYNAWSLSSPPSYTQGNSNFDEKRYIEALAPLLSAQGWDAQFIVDQGRSGKQPTGQEAWGDWCNAIGTGFGPRPSTNTGSSLVDAFVWVKPGGESDGTSNTSAVRYDHNCGKNDALKPAPEAGTWFQAYFEQLLKNANPAF; this comes from the exons ATGGCTGCCCGCTCGCTTCTTGCCGCTGCCCTCCTGGGCActgccgtcttcgccgtcccCATTGAGGAGCGACAGGCCTGCGGATCTGTCTG GTCCCAGTGCGGTGGCCAAAACTGGGCCGGCCCCTTCTGCTGCGTTGCCGGCAGCACTTGTGTCGTCGGCAACCCGTTCTACAGCCAGTGTCTCCCAGGCAGCGCCGCtccctcgtccagctcggccgtcgcctcgtcgacgaccgtTCGCTCGAGCTCCACCCCCGTCGTCAGCCCGTCTCGCACCTCGACGACCGGGGGCCCCGGCCCCGTCACGACCACCGCCTCCACCTCCGTCGGCACTGGTCCCAGCACCACTCGCCCTCCCGTCTCCGGCGGTGCCACCTACACCGGCAACCccttcgtcggcgtcgaccttTGGGCCAACTCCTACTACGCCTCCGAGATCAGCACTCTGGCCATCCCGTCCCTGAGCCCTGCCctggccacggccgccgccaaggtcgccAAGGTGCCGACCTTTATGTGGAT GGATACCCGTGCCAAGGTCCCCTTGGTCGATAGCACTCTGGCCGACATCCGCCGTGCCAACCAGGCTGGTGGCAACTACGCCGGTGAGTTCGTCGTCTACGACCTCCCCGACCGCgactgcgccgccgccgcctccaacggGGAgttcgccatcgccgacggcggtgtTGCCAAGTACAAGGAGTacatcgacgccatccgcgCCATGATCATCAAGTACTCCGACATtcgcatcctcctcgtcattg AGCCCGACTCCCTGGCCAACCTCGTCACCAA CTTGAACGTTCCCAAGTGCGCTGGCGCCCAGGCTGCCTACCTCGAGTGCACCAACTACGCCGTGACCCAGCTCAACCTCCCCAACGTCGCCATgtacctcgacgccggccacgCAGGATGGCTCGGCTGGACGGC AAACCTGGGGCCTTCTGCTCAGATGTATGCCAAGGTCTTCAAGGATGCCGGCCGCCCCAAGTCTCTTCGTGGTCTCGTTACCAACGTGTCCAAC TACAACGCCTGGAGCCTCagctctcctccttcttaCACCCAAG GCAACTCCAACTTCGACGAGAAGCGCTACATCGAGGCCCTcgctcccctcctctccgcaCAGGGCTGGGACGCCCAGTTCATCGTCGATCAGGGCCGCTCCGGCAAGCAGCCGACCGGCCAGGAGGCGTGGGGTGACTGGTGCAACGCCATCGGCACCGGCTTCGGCCCGCGGCCGTCCACCAACACGGGCTCGtcgctcgtcgacgccttcgTCTGGGTCaagcccggcggcgagagcgacGGCACCTCCAacacctcggccgtccgcTACGACCACAACTGCGGCAAGAACGACGCCCTCAAGCCCGCCCCCGAGGCCGGCACGTGGTTCCAGGCCTACTTTGAGCAGCTGCTCAAGAACGCCAACCCGGCCTTCTAA
- a CDS encoding Putative 2EXR domain-containing protein has protein sequence MDEMCELAADSLEWVSGWSASLHVKHRMGSISTAVLGKCLDQLPRNLRSYVDNLPASNQTLAPRPPVNMPFLAQSFTRFSDLPAELRLKIWDEAAAGPSMHIFDVCFPSWRSSGRSERAFQSVDGTMSRSNHDRWTKYRECVFLDTIEAGPAELARQTSVARHVYDPSVYRMRQTMRLVCSEASAAVERKMRERGVNTVFLPGRNEKMQYDNDEDVLFLRFRDGGAITDLSHGVIFGEFEASGMNSLTEMLEGPWSAEMAETLRDARCIALDVAETWVPSAVGAVLSEEATYLACCLHQGLRVLYLVDHCHGRCTRCKRHGTTSDQLQTRGVLYRQLHSQGTDDENDEDDGAMARTPDVIQGVGKTFREVFDFEGLGWSDAHPHYVFARAMDETIRRQQADADKQDFQGVRVLLVEDEVVGGVDTTMLMDCGLGGGASEGNAREVRNMSFRWLA, from the coding sequence ATGGATGAGATGTGTGAGCTGGCGGCGGATTCCCTCGAATGGGTTTCCGGCTGGTCGGCTTCGCTGCATGTCAAGCACCGGATGGGATCTATATCAACGGCGGTCCTCGGCAAATGCCTCGATCAACTCCCGCGAAACCTGCGGTCCTATGTCGATAACCTCCCGGCATCCAACCAGACTCTTGCTCCGCGGCCACCCGTCAACATGCCCTTCCTCGCCCAGTCTTTCACTAGGTTCTCCGACCTCCCGGCCGAGCTCCGTCTCAAGATctgggacgaggccgccgccgggccctCGATGCACATCTTCGACGTCTGCTTCCCCTCCTGGCGCAGCAGCGGGCGTAGTGAGCGCGCGTTCCAGTCGGTCGACGGGACCATGTCGCGGAGCAATCACGACAGGTGGACAAAGTATCGGGAATGCGTTTTCCTCGACaccatcgaggccgggccGGCGGAGCTAGCAAGGCAGACCAGCGTCGCGAGACACGTGTACGACCCGTCCGTTTACAGAATGCGCCAGACCATGCGGTTGGTGTGCTCCGAGGCATCGGCAGCtgtggagaggaagatgagagaGCGGGGAGTCAATACCGTCTTCCTCCCAGGCCGGAACGAGAAGATGCAGTACGACAACGATGAGGACGTGCTTTTCCTGCGATTCAGAGACGGCGGGGCGATTACGGATCTCAGCCACGGGGTGATCTTTGGCGAGTTTGAGGCATCCGGGATGAACAGCCTCACCGAGATGCTTGAGGGCCCCTGGAGCGCTGAGATGGCAGAGACGCTGCGCGACGCACGGTGCATCGCCCTAGACGTGGCGGAGACGTGGGTACCGTCGGCAGTCGGCGCGGTTCTCTCTGAAGAGGCGACCTATCTGGCCTGCTGTCTACACCAAGGCCTTCGAGTGTTGTACCTGGTCGACCACTGCCACGGACGCTGCACGCGGTGTAAACGACACGGTACCACGTCCGACCAGCTTCAGACCCGCGGAGTTCTCTATCGGCAGCTTCACAGTCAGGGTACAGACGACGAaaacgacgaagatgacggtgcCATGGCCAGGACGCCGGATGTGATACAGGGCGTTGGGAAGACGTTTCGCGAGGTGTTCGACTTTGAGGGTCTCGGGTGGTCTGATGCTCACCCGCACTACGTGTTTGCGCGGGCCATGGACGAGACGATACGACGCCAGCAGGCGGATGCAGACAAGCAGGATTTCCAGGGGGTAAGGGTGCTGCTGGTTGAAGACGAGGTGGTCGGAGGGGTGGATACAACCATGTTGATGGACTGCGGTCTGGGTGGCGGTGCCTCGGAAGGGAATGCCAGAGAAGTCAGGAACATGAGTTTCCGATGGTTGGCCTGA
- a CDS encoding Putative amidase signature domain-containing protein, which translates to MSVPQPLDITQASVGQILQALSTTKLTAVDLVARFLHRIGKLDHRGPCFNSICILNPNVFDEAQASDDYRASGRPPRALEGIPFTVKDSYQVKGLTVAAASPAFENLVASSDAAVVELLRAAGAVLIGKTNMPPMADGGSQRGLYGRSSSPYNPVYLCTSFASGSSYGSGVATAASFAPIGLGGETVSSGRAPASHNALVGYSPSRGVIPSRGHWPLYPTCDVVAPHTKSVADMLALLRVIVADDGEPKGDFWREQTVVPIPLSSEVRPKDFSSLMDPDALGGKHLAVPRCYIGKQTSSGYSVVCSEATQSLWEKARIDLEALGAKVTETDFPLAENYSKQLYPGQAANIPGIPSTWIDTERCQMIATAWDDFLRYNNDPNCSRLEGVDYRQINPDLAPMDDRSQHTEEQNHVRYADMLDFIQHRPSSIQDLPGCTDALLALEDARKRDLDDWMDANGFDAVVFPTNGDVGRADSEGNREAMVEALQDGVKYSNGNRALKHLGVPAITVPMGTLADKKMPVGLTFVGKAWSDSELFRYAYAYETATSRRESPPLAPRLRTDVVRSERGSLKGSEKLELVVAQVDVKAVTTEGSEVRKVVIRGSLVLGSAALDTGGIRVYVNGDLSSRPPTLTDGQWEWAGQLGREKAKDPCLVPGKLARDQFMVVMIARTSNGRSTGRLIMVD; encoded by the coding sequence ATGAGCGTCCCACAGCCTCTCGATATCACTCAAGCATCAGTCGGCCAGATTCTACAGGCTCTGTCTACGACTAAGCTTACAGCCGTGGATCTTGTGGCTAGATTCCTACACCGGATCGGCAAACTTGACCATCGGGGGCCTTGCTTCAACTCCATTTGCATACTCAACCCCAACGTCTTCGACGAAGCGCAGGCCTCGGACGACTACCGGGCTTCCGGTCGTCCCCCGAGAGCTCTTGAGGGGATTCCTTTCACCGTCAAGGACAGCTACCAGGTCAAGGGCCTTACCGTCGCagccgcctcgcccgcctttGAGAATCTGGTAGCGTCGTCTGATGCCGCtgtcgtcgagctcctccgcgCTGCCGGCGCGGTGCTCATAGGAAAGACCAACATGCCCCCCATGGCCGATGGAGGAAGCCAAAGGGGCCTCTACGGCCGTTCCAGCAGCCCGTACAACCCCGTGTACCTGTGCACCAGCTTCGCCTCCGGTTCGTCGTACGGTTCCGGGGTCGCCACAGCCGCCTCATTTGCGCCTATTGGTCTCGGGGGTGAAACTGTCTCGTCAGGACGAGCTCCGGCTTCGCACAACGCACTGGTGGGAtactcgccgtcgaggggtGTCATTCCTTCTCGCGGCCATTGGCCGCTGTATCCGACGTGTGACGTGGTGGCGCCTCACACGAAATCGGTCGCTGACATGCTGGCTCTCCTGAGAGTTAttgtcgccgatgatggggaaCCAAAGGGAGATTTTTGGCGCGAGCAGACGGTCGTCCCCATTCCTCTCAGCTCCGAAGTTCGCCCAAAAGACTTCTCATCTCTGATGGACCCCGATGCTCTGGGAGGGAAACACCTCGCGGTGCCCAGGTGCTATATCGGGAAGCAGACGTCTTCAGGGTACTCCGTGGTCTGTTCGGAAGCCACTCAGAGCCTGTGGGAGAAAGCCCGCATTGATCTAGAGGCACTTGGGGCCAAGGTCACCGAGACAGATTTCCCGCTGGCCGAGAACTACTCCAAGCAGCTCTACCCCGGACAGGCCGCCAACATCCCCGGGATCCCAAGCACATGGATTGATACTGAGCGGTGTCAAATGATTGCGACCGCTTGGGACGACTTCTTGCGGTACAACAACGACCCAAACTGTTCTCGCCTGGAGGGTGTTGATTATCGTCAGATCAACCCCGACCTCGCCCCCATGGACGACAGATCGCAACACACAGAAGAGCAGAACCATGTGCGCTACGCGGATATGCTGGACTTCATACAGCACCGCCCGAGTTCCATCCAAGACCTGCCAGGATGCACGGATGCGCTGCTCGCTCTAGAAGATGCTCGCAAGAGGGACCTGGACGACTGGATGGACGCGAACGGCTTCGATGCCGTCGTTTTCCCGACAAACGGCGACGTCGGACGCGCCGACTCCGAAGGCAACCGGGAGGCCATGGTAGAGGCTCTGCAGGACGGAGTCAAGTACTCCAACGGCAACCGGGCGTTGAAGCATCTGGGCGTTCCGGCCATTACTGTGCCCATGGGAACACTCGCAGATAAGAAGATGCCGGTTGGGTTGACGTTCGTTGGTAAGGCGTGGAGCGACAGCGAGCTTTTCCGTTATGCGTATGCGTATGAGACCGCGACAAGCCGCAGAGAGAGCCCACCACTCGCACCGCGTCTCAGGACTGACGTTGTAAGATCGGAGCGAGGCTCGTTGAAGGGTAGCGAGAAgcttgagctcgtcgtcgctcaGGTTGACGTAAAGGCCGTCACGACGGAGGGCTCAGAAGTCCGCAAAGTTGTCATCCGTGGATCATTAGTTCTTGGCAGTGCGGCTCTGGACACCGGGGGAATCCGGGTTTATGTCAATGGCGATTTGTCGAGCCGTCCCCCTACGCTCACGGACGGTCAGTGGGAGTGGGCTGGACAATTGGGCCGAGAAAAGGCCAAAGACCCGTGTCTAGTTCCGGGCAAACTCGCCAGAGACCAGTTCATGGTTGTCATGATTGCTCGGACTTCAAACGGGAGATCGACCGGGCGCTTGATCATGGTTGACTGA
- a CDS encoding Putative trimeric LpxA-like superfamily, maltose/galactoside acetyltransferase produces MVPPVKTAKDENAIAHARTLERVPWCDDYEKMVSGMLYSCMAPELLASRNRARRLAQRFNTYVPDESASADEVASTRVGMIKELFGKIGEDVYIEPSLQVDYGCNITVGDRFYANFNCVILDCAHVTIGDRVMFATGVSLITATHETGLQSRRDNIEYAEPITIGDDCWIGANVTVLPGVKIGKGCTIGAGALVNRDIPDYSVAVGVPAKVVKKVDPVD; encoded by the exons ATGGTTCCCCCGGTCAAGACGGCGAAAGACGAGAACGCCATCGCCCACGCGAGGACGCTGGAGCGGGTACCCTGGTGCGACGACTACGAGAAGATGGTGTCGGGCATGCTCTACAGCTGCATGGCGCCCGAGCTGCTCGCATCGAGGAACCGTGCCAGACGCCTGGCCCAGCGCTTCAACACGTACGTCCCGGATGAGAGCGCGTccgccgacgaggttgcGAGCACGAGGGTGGGCATGATCAAGGAGCTGTTCGGCAAGATCGGGGAGGATGTCTACATCGAGCCCAGCTTGCAGGTCGACTACGGCTGCAACATCACTGTCGGAGACCGTTTCTACGCCAACTTCAA CTGCGTCATTCTTGACTGTGCTCATGTCACCATCGGTGACAGAGTCATGTTCGCGACGGGCGTCAGCCTCATCACGGCGACGCACGAGACAGGCTTGCAGTCGAGAAGAGACAACATCGAGTACGCGGAGCCCATCACCATCGGGGATGACTGCTGGATCGGAGCAAACGTCACCGTGCTGCCGGGAGTCAAGATCGGCAAGGGCTGCACGATTGGTGCCGGAGCCCTCGTGAACAGAGATATTCCTGATTACTCGGTGGCCGTGGGCGTCCCGGCCAAGGTTGTTAAAAAGGTAGATCCCGTCGATTAG
- a CDS encoding Putative RlpA-like domain superfamily protein, whose protein sequence is MFSTTLTTFLAASASLVSAASIPIRNAGKSGSASVTPHDAFSSSIGVLGCKIDINRVAYWPGSVGCDDICVKVSNAGRSVHLLRIDQSGGAFDISYDAWNYLSTGQSATDAPTQGGGVPMDWEAVPASECEHLLTDGKLPLSAANSMNYLSSCLAQPESFVAKNHALYNIQNSACTWGVDELCDLDLAVSNQASCPSGLGITKALTNLPVENIAYGTGKLSVALQ, encoded by the coding sequence ATGTTTTCCACTACTCTGACCACCTTCCTTGCTGCTTCGGCCAGCTTGGTCTCGGCCGCTTCCATCCCCATCCGCAATGCTGGCAAGTCCGGCTCCGCCAGCGTCACGCCTCACGAcgccttctcttcttccatcGGTGTGCTCGGCTGCAAGATCGACATCAACCGCGTTGCCTACTGGCCCGGTTCTGTCGGCTGCGACGACATCTGCGTCAAGGTCTCCAACGCCGGCCGCAGCGTCCACCTGCTCCGCATCGACCAGTCCGGCGGTGCCTTCGACATCTCCTACGACGCCTGGAACTACCTCAGCACCGGCCAGTCTGCCACCGATGCCCCTActcagggcggcggcgttcccATGGACTGGGAGGCGGTTCCCGCCAGCGAGTGCGAGCACCTCCTGACGGACGGCAAGCTGCCCCTGTCTGCCGCCAACAGCATGAACTACCTTTCCTCCTGTCTCGCCCAGCCCGAGAGCTTCGTGGCCAAGAACCACGCGCTCTACAACATCCAGAACTCCGCCTGCACCTGGGGTGTAGACGAGCTCTGTGACCTCGACCTGGCCGTCAGCAACCAGGCCTCCTGCCCTagcggcctcggcatcacCAAGGCGTTGACCAACCTGCCTGTCGAGAACATTGCCTACGGGACTGGCAAGCTCTCTGTCGCTCTCCAGTAG
- a CDS encoding Putative FAD/NAD(P)-binding domain superfamily, with protein sequence MDGTKLPEIPALRLQEGVEKEQVDAEHISADWLARLQRRFEEQSFGDLSDLFIDDCWWRDIVGLSWDFTCKQGREKISRYLAAAEYGLSNLQTTKIGGLKPLLLDFGGMVWIQAGFTFKTPHGEGKGLLKLGNVSKDEWKAWTVFTQLEKLDFQKEVEAQRAASIPPPKEPVANGVNGDTEEDLQVLIVGAAQSGLNLGARLQHMGIKTRLVERSARLGDSWRDRYQSVTLHTPTYTDHWAFMKIPETWPRFLTGDKVADFMEHYGQLMGLDIAFKTEVTKATYDEEAQKYRVEVRTPEGTRTISARHVVLATGVYGDQPKIPHFLGQESFKGQIYHSKYHKTAAEIPDVRNKKVVVIGCATSGHDISADFVAHGAREVTMVQRHPIYSISRESWENLMLSLWNMEGLSTEEADIVGNAIPLALIRTMSIGLTQAMAANDKAVHDGLKRAGLEMKEGHDGYGLADYQLIKGGQYYIDQGANQMIVDGRIKIQRCEEGVQGFQTDGLTLANGTKLEADVVVLATGFESNVTTIDKLLGPEVVKKIEGFGGLDHEQERSGWWRATGVPGFWYMTGSFMYCRQFSLPLALQIAAVEKGLNRSYYGKKTTPQ encoded by the exons ATGGACGGCACAAAACTCCCCGAGATCCCAGCGCTCAGGCTGCAAGAAGGGGTCGAAAAAgagcaggtcgacgccgaacACATCTCCGCCGATTGGCTTGCGAGACTGCAACGCCGCTTCGAGGAACAATCCTTCGGCGATCTGTCGGACTTGTTCATCGATGACTGCTGGTGGAGGGACATTGTAGGCTTGTCGTGGGACTTCACCTGCAAACAAGGCCGAGAAAAGATCAGCAGGTACCTCGCCGCGGCAGAATATGGCCTCTCCAACCTGCAGACGACCAAGATCGGCGGGCTCAAGCCACTGCTCCTCGATTTTGGCGGCATGGTCTGGATCCAAGCCGGGTTCACGTTCAAGACGCCGCACGGCGAGGGAAAGGGGCTACTGAAGCTGGGAAATGTCAGCAAGGACGAGTGGAAAGCCTGGACCGTGTTCACGCAGCTGGAGAAGCTTGACTTTCAGAAAGAGGTGGAGGCGCAAAGGGCTGCGTCGATTCCGCCCCCCAAAGAGCCCGTCGCCAATGGCGTCAACGGTGACACTGAAGAAGACCTCCAGGTCTTGATTGTTGGTGCCG CCCAATCCGGCCTCAACCTCGGCGCGCGCCTTCAACACATGGGCATCAAAACTCGCCTCGTAGAAAGAAgcgcccgtctcggcgactCATGGCGGGACCGGTACCAGAGCGTAACCCTTCATACGCCTACCTACACTGATCACTGGGCCTTCATGAAGATCCCCGAGACATGGCCCCGGTTCCTGACAGGGGACAAAGTGGCCGACTTCATGGAGCACTACGGGCAGCTCATGGGGCTCGATATCGCGTTCAAGACTGAGGTTACGAAAGCCAcgtacgatgaagaggctCAAAAGTACCGGGTCGAAGTACGGACTCCGGAGGGAACGCGGACGATCTCGGCGCGGCATGTGGTTCTGGCGACGGGCGTGTACGGCGACCAGCCCAAGATCCCCCATTTTCTGGGGCAGGAATCATTCAAGGGACAGATCTACCACTCCAAGTACCAcaagaccgccgccgagatcccCGACGTGCGGAACAAGAAGGTGGTGGTCATCGGCTGCGCCACGAGCGGCCACGACATCTCGGCGGACTTCGTCGCGCATGGGGCCAGAGAGGTGACGATGGTCCAGCGGCACCCGATCTACTCCATCTCGCGCGAATCGTGGGAGAACTTGATGCTCTCGCTGTGGAACATGGAGGGACTGAGCACGGAAGAGGCGGACATCGTCGGCAACGCGATCCCGCTGGCGTTGATCCGAACTATGAGCATCGGTCTGACGcaggcgatggcggcaaaCGACAAGGCTGTCCACGACGGCCTCAAAAGGGCAGGTCTCGAGATGAAGGAGGGGCACGACGGATACGGTCTGGCGGATTACCAACTCATCAAGGGTGGGCAGTACTACATAGACCAAGGGGCGAACCAGATGATCGTCGACGGCAGGATCAAGATCCAGCGATGCGAAGAGGGGGTCCAGGGGTTCCAGACGGACGGTCTGACGCTGGCGAATGGTACAAAGCTGGAGGCGGACGTCGTGGTGCTGGCGACGGGATTCGAGAGTAACGTGACAACCATTGACAAGCTGCTCGGACCCGAAGTGGTCAAGAAGATCGAGGGCTTCGGAGGACTGGACCACGAGCAGGAGCGCTCCGGG TGGTGGAGAGCGACAGGCGTGCCTGGGTTCTGGTATATGACGGGCAGCTTCATGTACTGCCGACAGTTCTCCTTGCCGTTGGCGCTGCAGATCGCGGCGGTCGAGAAGGGCCTGAACCGGTCCTACTATGGCAAGAAGACGACCCCGCAATAG
- a CDS encoding Putative tetratricopeptide-like helical domain superfamily, with the protein MTDLTHFDLLPLQIDPQSKAVSSPSPSRALAAELAQLNALHRSLVTSETTGPHGVPPPPMPVNPKRSANVSKLRDSGNAEFHKKKYADAIKFYTLGLQMALTRPLWEPSQLVREEVSGLYANRAQAHMALQQWAEGSVDAEASVEARKVGNAKAWWRRGRCLVEMGRLDEAREWVGKALEYEGEEAELVAQYKEIEARLEKKENSA; encoded by the coding sequence ATGACGGACCTGACGCACttcgacctcctccccctccagATCGACCCCCAGTCCAAGGccgtctcctctccctcgccctcgcgcgccctcgccgccgagctcgcccagCTCAACGCCCTCCACCGCTCCCTCGTCACCTCCGAGACCACCGGCCCGCACGGcgtcccgcccccgcccaTGCCCGTCAACCCCAAACGCTCCGCCAACGTCTCCAAGCTGCGTGACTCGGGCAACGCCGAGTTCCACAAGAAGAAgtacgccgacgccatcaagtTCTACACACTCGGCCTGCAGATGGCCCTCACCCGCCCCCTCTGGGAGCCCTCACAGCTCGTCCGCGAGGAGGTCTCGGGCCTGTACGCCAACCGCGCCCAGGCACACATGGCCCTGCAGCAGTGGGCCGAGGGCTCTGttgacgccgaggccagTGTCGAGGCCCGCAAGGTCGGCAACGCGAAGGCCTGgtggcgccgcggccgctgcctcgtcgagatgggccgtctcgacgaggcgaggGAATGGGTCGGCAAGGCCCTTGAGTatgagggcgaggaggccgaacTCGTCGCTCAGTACAAAGAAATCGAGGCCCgtctcgagaagaaggaaaacaGTGCTTGA